A window from Amblyomma americanum isolate KBUSLIRL-KWMA chromosome 7, ASM5285725v1, whole genome shotgun sequence encodes these proteins:
- the LOC144099365 gene encoding uncharacterized protein LOC144099365 isoform X1: MRSCTSQDDFRMKRGLVSSCIDLFVSFGKIAAMELEQRISNWLPALDKEIVELTVQKLQQCGVESLEHLKYVVEEDLQFLNPISRRILLERFHSAATPNPPVSLSPNDIQSPTSTQCASFSTPWEVFPPQLMKACQEGKRPVKSDFIEMVRLVSDHILAINRKPGRKILRAIAAEIVSHYPKTFEDTLNGAVIGSGIETLLWKLENCVNNKRRPSSEQTHQFEPDDELDLECQTSEDSERLIWVCCMATKASI; the protein is encoded by the exons atgcggagctgcacttcgcaagatgACTTCCGCATGAAGAGGGGCTTGGTGTCTTCGTGCATCGATTTATTCGTTTCATTTGGAAAG ATAGCTGCAATGGAGTTGGAACAACGAATTTCCAACTGGCTGCCAGCCCTGGACAAGGAGATTGTAGAGCTGACAGTCCAGAAGCTGCAGCAATGTGGTGTAGAGTCCCTGGAACATCTGAAGTATGTGGTTGAAGAGGATTTGCAATTTTTAAATCCCATCAGCAGAAGGATTCTTCTTGAAAGGTTTCACTCAGCGGCTACGCCCAACCCACCAGTGTCACTTTCTCCCAACGACATTCAATCGCCTACAAGCACACAGTGTGCAAGCTTTTCTACACCTTGGGAGGTTTTCCCACCACAGCTTATGAAGGCTTGCCAAGAAGGGAAGCGTCCAGTAAAGAGCGACTTTATTGAAATGGTACGACTTGTGAGTGACCATATTCTTGCCATAAACAGGAAGCCAGGTCGCAAGATCTTGAGGGCCATCGCAGCTGAAATTGTGAGCCATTACCCAAAGACATTCGAGGACACCctaaatggggcagtaattggcTCGGGTATTGAGACACTCTTGTGGAAACTTGAAAACTGTGTTAACAACAAACGAAGGCCAAGCTCTGAGCAGACACATCAGTTCGAACCGGACGATGAACTGGACTTAGAGTGTCAAACGAGTGAAGATTCAGAGAGACTCATATGGGTGTGTTGCATGGCAACCAAAGCTTCCATCTGA
- the LOC144099365 gene encoding uncharacterized protein LOC144099365 isoform X2: protein MVAQLMSETYASQRQLINASKNIRDIERSWPFLFQAKHLTNHVNILLGSNVAKTFDDRLKTVGRQVFRYAHSQVKKECVKSCLQEIEAAKTNRKSMAVEYEAMPLLLLAIFGEDKELFYKLTEEMVSDDDLGDLPSCPFICAKGWTFLTANSYTICVDTHPVLHASKPDEAFKLLFFAHFAFNIQYQKETSLCLEFTQRAIAGINPARGTKVQKNGGKQHCLSPRVAALATALKDYDF, encoded by the exons ATGGTTGCACAGCTCATGTCAGAGACTTATGCATCACAACGTCAGCTTATCAATGCATCCAAAAATATTCGAGACATTGAGCGAAGCTGGCCATTTCTGTTTCAGGCaaagcacctgaccaaccacgtaaacATCTTGCTAGGCTCAAATGTTGCAAAGACTTTCGATGACCGACTAAAGACTGTTGGACGGCAAGTTTTTCGTTACGCACACAGCCaagtaaaaaaagaatgtgtgaagtcttgtctccaagaaatagaagctgccaaaactaacaggaagtcaatggcagttgaatacgaagccatgccactactactgctcgcaatcttcggagaagacaaagagctgttttacaagctaacagag GAGATGGTCAGCGACGATGACTTGGGGGATCTGCCAAGCTGTCCTTTCATCTGCGCGAAAG GATGGACTTTTCTCACTGCTAATTCATACACAATCTGCGTGGACACCCATCCAGTGCTTCATGCATCGAAGCCAGACGAGGCCTTCAAGCTGCTGTTCTTTGCCCATTTTGCTTTTAACATCCAGTACCAGAAGGAGACGAGCCTGTGCTTGGAATTCACACAGAG ggctattgcaggtattaatcctgcaagaggaacaaaggtgcaaaagaatggcgggaAGCAGCACTGCCTGTCACCAAGAGTGGCTGCACTCGCAACGGCTTTGAAAGACTATGACTTTTAG